The Oscillatoria acuminata PCC 6304 genomic interval CGCCCCTGCTGTTGGCGGACAACCAAATCGCAACAGCGCAGACAACTCAGATGATTGGAAACATTAGACTGGGTGAGTCCCGTTGCTTTAACAATTTCGTTGACCTTCTTCGGTCCCTCTCGCAAAGCATTGAGGATAGACAAACGCGAGGAGTCAGAAAATCCCCGAAACAGTTTGACCTTCAGATCGGTAGCTTCAGTTTTGGTGACTTGAGGTTTGGCAATCATGGATAGGGGGCAACAGGCTTGGGGGTTGACATATCAGCGAGGACTGATATCCTGAAAGAAGACATATCAGCGAGTGCTGATATGATAGCCGGATAGGTCGAGCCGTATTGACTGACCGGGCTGTCAGTGCCTACATCATAGTCCAGGTCATGTTTCTTTCTTGAATGGTCAATGGTCTTATGAAGTCAACAACTCCCTCAAAGAGGACCTTACAAGCAATCGTGAATGGGATGGACTGCCCTAGCTGCGCCAAAACCATTCAGGCGAATTTGGAGCATCTTCCTGGTGTGGAAAACGCTGCTGTCAACTTTGCCAGTGGCAAGCTGAGTGTCTCCTATGACCCTTCTCAAGTTGAGGAAAGGGTGATTGGCGATCGCATCACGGCTCTGGGTTACACCTTTGATATCGCTCCAACCCATCCCGTTCAAACACTTCAAACCCAGGTCACCGGGATGGATTGTGGGGGATGTGCCAAGACCATTGAAGCGAATTTGCAGCAGTTGGCTGGAGTCGCTGAGGTCTCCGTCAGCTTTGCATCAGAACGATTGACCGTCTCCTATCACCCCGAACAAGTCCGTGAAGCCGACATCATCAAGGGTGTGACAGACCTGGGCTATAGCGTTAAGCAGGTGCAGGAAAAGACTGTTGCTAAAAAACTGATTGCCAAGGTTGGCGGAATGGATTGCGGCAGTTGCGCTAAAACCATTGAAGCCAGCCTACAGAAGGCGGCAGGAATTCATCAAGTTTCAGTCAGTTTTGCCACTGAGCGGTTGGAGGTGTCCTATGACCCGATGCAGGTCAGCGAAAAGGCGATCGCAGATCGAGTTACCGCTTTAGGCTATACAGTGGAGGACGTGACAACCACGAATGTGGGGGATACGGGTACTGGTTCTGATGCGGTGACACAGAGACAGGCGACACCTAGCCAGCGATCGCCCAAATCTGACTTGACAGGTTGGCAATTCTGGCTATTGACACGACGAGGACAAACCGTTCTTTTCAGTGGCATTGGCCTAGTTCTAGGATTGATTGCCGAACAATTGTTATCCCTCGGTTGGATTGCCCAAGGCTTCTATGTCATGAGCTTGCTGGTGGCTTTTCTGCCGATCGCACGAGCTGCATGGATTGCCTTGAAACTGCGTCGAGCAGACATGAACTTGCTCATGGCGCTGGCGGCGATTGGAGCGGCTATTTTGAATTTATGGTTCCAAGGTGCACTGGTGATGTTCCTGTTTGCCTTGGGAACAACGTTACAGACATTTACTCTCGGGCGCACCCGCAATGCCATTCGCGGCTTGATGGACTTGACTCCACCAACCGCCACCGTCAAACGGAACGGGCAAGAGGTTTTCGTTCCTGTGGAAGAGATTCAAGTTAGCGAGATTCTCACAATCCGACCGGGACAACGCATCGCACTAGATGGCCTCGTGGTGTCTGGGATGAGTGCCGTTGACCAATCTCCGATTACGGGAGAAGCAATCCCGGAAGACAAAGAGAAGGGCGATCGCGTTTTTGCAGGCACCCTGAACCAAACTGGCTTTTTGGAAGTTCAGGTCACTCATACGGCCCAAGATACCACAGTTTCCCGCATCATTCATCTGGTGGAGGAAGCCCAAGAAAGCCGCGCTCCAATCCAGCAATGGGTCGATCGCTTTTCTGCCATTTATACGCCGATTGTTCTGACTTTGGCTGTAGGGATTGCGTTTATCCCGCCGTTATTTTTGGCGCAACCGTTTAATGTTTGGGTCTACAAAGCACTGGTATTGCTCGTCATTTCCTGCCCTTGCGCTCTAGTGATTGCTACACCCGTTTCCCTGGTGAGTGCGATTGGGGCGGCAACCCGAAATGGTGTGTTATTCAAGGGTGGAAATGCGCTAGAAACAGCCGGAAAACTAACAACCCTTGCCTTTGATAAAACGGGTACGATTACTCAGGGTATGCCGATCGTACAACAGGTTTACGACCTGGGAGAAATGGAGGCGTCCACAGTGTTGCGGATTGCGGCTTGCCTAGAACAACAATCGGAACATCCTCTAGCAAAGGCGATCGTCACAGCAGCGAAAACAAAGGGGATGGAATTAGAGACTCCAGAGGCTTTTACCGCTATCCCTGGGAAGGGAGTTTGGGCAAACTTCGGACCGTCAATTTATTTTGTTGGCAATCGACGTTTGTTTGCCGAGTTAGAAATTCCCCTGTCCGCAGCAGCAGAATCTTTATTGGCTGAGATTGAATCTCGTAGGCATACTCCCGTGCTAGTGGGAAACCGAGAGGGCTTAATAGGAGCGATCGCTTTAGCCGATGGACTGCGTTTGGAATCCATTGAAGCGGTACGATTGTTGAAACGAATTGGCTTGAAGCGATTGGTGATGTTGACCGGCGATCGGGCTTCCGTTGCCTCTCAAATTGCTCAACAGGTTGGCATTGATGACTACCAAGCCGAGTTACTTCCTGAAGATAAACTTCAGGCCATTTACAACCTTCGCCACCAAGGAAAGGTAGGCATGGTTGGGGACGGTATTAATGATACTCCCGCTCTAGCTGCCGCAGATGTTAGTTTTGCAGTGGGTAACATCGACATTGCCCTTGAAACGGCTGATGTGGTGCTAGTCGGGAATGACCTCAGACGTTTGGCTTATGCCATCCAACTCAGTCGCCGCACGATGTCAGTCATTCAGCAAAGTATTGTCATTGCTTTAGTGCTGAACGGAACGTTCATTCTCCTGGGAACTTTGGGGGTAATTGGACTGCCAATGGCGGTGTTAGAAGATATGGGGTCTTCTCTGTTAGTGACTTTCAACGCCATGCGGTTGTTTAACACCAAGGCTGATGAAGATTAATCTGAATAATGTTTTGGGGATAGGAATTGATGGATTGAATTGGATTGATTCTCTGAAAAAATTGCAGGGTTTGACCACCGCTTTGATGAAACTCCACCCCCATACCTCGTCTTTTTATCGAAGGGGCTTAAGAGCAATGTCGGTTATCCCATCGACTTTCTACCCTTCGACTTTCTAGCTTTCTTGTCACTCCTTCAGGGGATAATCAGGAGTATTCTCTTCCTGATTATCCCCGATTTGAGTTTATTTCAAGTTGGCTAACTTAATGCGTGGGTCAATGGATTTTAGGAGTAAATCAGCTAATAAGTTGCCGATAATTAACATCACGGCCCCCATCATCAAACTAACCATGACCAGATAAATATCTTGGCTTCTGACTGCATCTAAAATCAACCGTCCCAAACCGGGCCAGTTAAAGAAGAATTCCGCAATAAATGCGCCACTGAGTAAACCGGCAAATTCAAAGCCCAAAATCGTGATTAAGGGATTGATAGCATTTCTCAGGGCGTGAACGTAAATGACGCGATTTTCTGGCAATCCTTTCGCGCGGGCGGTTTGAATGTAGTCTTGACGAAGAACATCTAATAATTCCCCCCGGGTAATCCGTTGCAATCCTGCGAAACTGGTAATTGAGAGGGCGAGAGTGGGTAAAATCATGTGCCAAGCAATATCCACAACTTTGCCAAAGGGGGTGAGTTCATTGTGATAAATACTGGTCATGCCGCCCACGGGAAAGAGGGGAGAGAGTCTTTGGGCTAAAAATAGGAATAACAAGGCAGTAATGAAGCTGGGAAACCCTTGTCCCATGTAACTGAGGGTGCGTAAGAACTTGTCAAGGGTGGTATTTTGTCGAACCGCGCTGATAATTCCCAGGGGAATGGCGACTGCCCAAGTTAGGATTAAGGAAGAAAAGGACAAGAGCAGGGTATTGGGGATGCGTTCCCATAATAATTCCGTCACCGGACGAAGATATTTGAAACTATAGCCAAAATCCCCCCTTGTAATAATTTGGGTCAGCCAGCGAAAATACTGCTCAACCGGAGGGCGATCGAGACCAAATCTGGCGGTTAAAGCATCTAAGGTTTCCGGGGCAATTTGGGGATTTTGCCGCCAGGTATCCAAATAATCGCCCGGGGCGAGTTGAATAATGGAAAAACTCAGAGCAGAGGCTAGTAATAGGGTTAATAAGGCTTGTAATAAGCGCTTGACCACATATAAAAAGGTCTCGCTGGTGAAGGCGTTAGTCAGGCTGTCTTTTGCTGAGTCTAGGCGTTGGCGACTGGAGGGAGTTTTAGTAGTAGCCATAGGTTTTATTTTTAGGGTGTAACAACCTCTATGATTGTTGGGTGGTTCATTCCGTAAAGGTTGGAGTTTTCAAGCGGTGAGGGAGTGCGCGACAGACATTGGGGGAATCAAGCCCGGGAAAGTTCTAATACTCTATCAAAGTCAGAATGGGGAGATTGGGGAGCCTTTGTCGTCCGTTCAAATTCTGCAATTCAATTAAAAAGCAAAAACCAACGAGTTCAGCTTGGGCGAGTTGTAAAAGTTGGACAGTGGCAACGGCAGTTCCCCCAGTAGCAATCAGGTCATCTACAATTAAGACCCGAGCACCGGGTTGAATGGCGTCCTGGTGCATGGAAAGGCGATCGCTGCCATATTCCAACTCATACTCAATTTCGTGACAAGGGGCGGGTAATTTACCGGGTTTACGAACGGGGATAAACCCGATGCCGAGTTGATAAGCCAAAGGGACCCCAAATAGAAACCCCCGAGACTCCATGCCGACGATGCAATCCGGTTGGAGAGGGGCGCATTTTTCCGTCATGGTATCCACCACATACCGTAAACCCTGGGGGTCTCGCAGAAGGGTGGTAATATCCCGAAACAGAATGCCCGGTTTGGGAAAGTCGGAAATGTCACGAACCAGAGATTTTATATCCATACAAGTTTAGAAGATAAAAGAGGGCCTAGAAGATGGGTTTAGTCTTAACTCATACCCAATCCGGTTGTCTCAAGTCGGTTTTCTCTATCAGCCTGCGTAGGCACCGCTTCGTCCCTGTAGCCTCCGGGCTTGAGCCTGCGGGGTTTTTATAATAAAACCGGCAAGGGTGCGATCGCGCTTTAAATCCTACCATTACTACCATTACCCAGGGGGACTCAGCCCAGGGTTTCATCATCCCTGTCGCCCTATTCAAGCGACATCCGTCCCCAAATCCGGTAAAACCCAGGATCTTTTTTGGGGTAAGGCACTGGATTGGTAGAATAAAACATTTGGGCGTTCCCTGGTGGCGGTTGCTCCTCCTGTGAAAGGTGAGGCAACAGGATCGTTTGGATCGCTAGATCAAAGATCAACTCTTTAGGTCAATACTAAAATCAAAGTTAGAGAAAGAAACCTTGCGGTCACTTGCACTCAAGTCAGTCATCCATCAAGGCGAATTACAATGAATGCTCCGGTAAGCGTAATGCAAACAACCCATCCACCCGAAACAACCACTCCGATAATTTTAGAGCATCTGCCCGAACCCCCGGGGTTTTCCGGGCGGGGATGCCCCAGACGTGCGCGGTTGCAAATTGACTTGCTGCTGTTGGCGATCGAAGCCTTGGATCTCAATGCATCTCAATCGATCTTAGCCGTCGCCAAAGAAGAACAACTGCAAGATATCATTAAAAATCGAGTGTTCCTCTGGATGCTACGCAGCACGAATCCCCTGCGGCGTTATAGTCAACGTCGTCCCCTCAGTTTAGAGGAAGCCAAGGCGTTAGTGGCGATCGCCTGTAAATTAGCTCGAAGGATGACCGTCACGATTCGGCAGTTGCTCACGGACTATCAGCAATTGCAACAGAAACAAATTCCCCTGGAGCATCATTTGCGCTTATCTCATTACCTAGAGCGTTTCCGGGCGCATTTCCGGAGTCGGATGAATCCGCGCCGTGCGGGGGTGGCGATTTATAATACCAATGACAAGTTAAATGACCTGGCAATGGAACTGCTCGGGGAATTACTGTTTTGTACTGGAACAGCAGGGATGCAACGGTTGTGGTTCAGTTTGTTTGATGGGGAGGTTGAATGAGTATTCAACGTCAATATAGTTTACCGACTTGCAAGCTGGTGTTAGAGGGGTTAACCGACGAGAACCTCTCGGGCGATCGCCAGGATGGAGCCAGACCTCTGATGTCGATTTTGGTCAGTGCTGAGTGCTATTTACCCCCCCGTAAGGAACCGATTGCTGGGGGACAGGAGTTTTTTCAAAGTTTAGTGAATGTCGTCAGTCACTATGCCCAAGAATTTTTGAGTGGGATCAAGCGGTTCTCGTTCCATACTATTCCGGTAGAACCCCGAGATGGGGGTCCAACGCCGGTACAGTTGCAAAAAATTAATCCCAATTTGCACCGCTTGATTGTCCAACCCCAGGAGTCTTATAACAGTGCTCCGATTGAGATTGAGTTGAGTTCGGTGCAATTGTTTGACTTGGTGGAGGCGGTGGATCAATTCTGTGCTGATAGCCAGACTCTACCCCAGATCCACGGCAATTTACGCTCTTTGAGCCGACAAGAAGCCAAGGTTCATGAACCTGTCACCAAACGAGCGTTACCGGCAACCGTGGGACTGTCGAGTTTAGCAGTAGCGGCCCTGGCCTTTTTCTTGATGCCAATTCCGGAATATCAACGGCCCCTCGAACCCGTCCCGACGGAGAGTTTGGAGGAATCTCGCCAGGGAACGGGAGCGATCGCCACTGGCAATGGTCCCGATAGTTCTCCGGCGGGTTCCCCCCCAGACCCCTCCGCATTCGGCACCATCCCGGTAAGCAATCGACAGATTACTGATGTCAGTGAATTGCAACGTCTCGAACGGGAGGTTTATAACCAGATTGATCGCGCCTGGAGAACCACTCCCACTTTTAGTCAGCCGTTAGTCTATCAAGTCACCGCTGGGACCGATGGGGCGATTTTGGGATATAAACCGGAAAACCAAGCGGCACAGGATTATCAAGATGAAACCCCCCTGTTGGATTTGGTGTACATCCCTGTTGATGGGGGAACGGCAACAGCAGAAGAAGTAGCTGTATTTAGAGTGGTGTTTGACCCCCCAAACACCCTCCAGGTCAGTCCTTCGGAAAGCGATCGCCCCGAGGAAAGCGATCGCTCCGAGGTCCCGGAAGTCACTCCCGTGGCGGATATTCAAGATTTGGGAGTTCTGGAATCGTTACAACAGCAGGTTTACGAAGAGATTGACCGCGCCTGGACCGAAAATCCCGACTTTGAGCGGGACCTAATTTATCGGATTTGGGTGAATGCTCAAGGGGCGATCGTGGACTACGAAGCCACAGATTCCTTGGCAAAGACGGCCTTAAATCAAACCCCCCTGAAGGAGTTACATCAGCCCTCAGCGGATTATGTCCGCAACACCACTGGCAGCGATTCCTCTTTGGCCGAATTCCGAGTGGTTTTTACCGCCGGAGGCATTTTGCAGATTAGCCCCTGGAAGGGTTTTCGGTAGGCGGGGTCCGGGGCAACCCCCGCTTGCAAGAGTAGGTTTTTTACTTCCGGACCCCTCCCCTTGGCAAGGTCCGGGTTAGGGTGGGGTTCTTCTTGACGAAAGCGATCGCTTTCGTCACGCACTCATCAGAGGCGATCTCCCCTGCATGGAGCCGGGTGCCAACCTCTTTCTTCGTGACGAAAGCGATCGCCTCCTCACCACCGACACCCTTCACCCACTATTTCTTCCTGACGTGGCGTAAGCCACGTCAAGAGGACCCCACCCTAACCCGGACCTTGCTAAGGGGAGGGGACCGGAGATGGAGTTAAGCGTAAAAAACCCACTCTTGTAAGGGCAACCCCCGCCCCACCTCCTTACCTCTCCTGGATTCTCGATCACCTATAGGGAGCTTCAGTTGGGTCCTAACACAGTTACCAGAAACGGGTTCGAGCCTTCCCTAAAATCGGGAATTTTATCCCGGAGTTGCCCTGGGTGTTCCAGGCACGGGGTCAGTCCCATCGCTCACAGAAGCATAGCCACAGAGGACTGGGACTGCTTCTATAGGAAGATGAAAGGGAACGCAACCTTTTAATTTCGACCCAGACTCCGGGGAGATTACCCAGGGTTTGAGGTGGGTGGGGTCAGTCCTGACTCCGGCAAGGGGCAACTCCCAATTGCCAAGGGAGGGCGATCGCTGCTAAATGTAATCTGTTAACTGGCAATAGTCAGTTGCTATCAATTCCGGAGCCTTCAATTCTGACGAGTCCCCCCTTAACCACCTAGCACTGAGCGCTCACGCAACATGAAAGTCGTATTCTTCGGTACTCCCCATTTTGCAGTTCCCACATTGCAAATTCTGTTAGCCACTCCCGAGGTTGACGTATTAGCTGTGGTCACTCAGCCCGATAGACGTCGCAGTCGCGGCAGCCAATTGGACCCTTCCCCGGTCAAAAGTTTAGCCTTAGCTCATAATCTCCCCGTCTGGCAGCCCCCACGAGTCAAAAAAGACCCAGATACTCTGGCATTTCTCAGCCAAATTCAGGCCGATTTATTCGTTGTGGTGGCTTATGGACAGATTTTATCTCAGGAAATTCTGGATATGCCCACCCTGGGCTGTGTGAACGTCCATGCCTCTCTCTTGCCTAAATACCGAGGGGCTGCGCCCATTCAATGGTCTCTGTACAATGGGGATGCAGAAACCGGAGTCACCACGATGCAAATGGAGGCCGGATTGGACACCGGACCGATATTGCTCAAGGCTTCTGTGCCGATCGAACTGCTAGACAATGCCGATCGCTTGGCGCATACCCTCTCTACTGTAGGGGCTGAGTTGTTGCTGAAAACGGTGGTGAAGTTAGGCCGTCAGCAAATTCAACCTGTTCCCCAAAACGATGCGGACTCGACTTATGCGCCGTTAATTCAGAAGGAGGATTATCTGGTGGATTGGTCCCGTAGTGCAGTCGCCCTCCATAACCAAATTCGCGGCTTTTTTCCCAACTGCACAGCTCAGTTTCGCGGCCAAGACCTCAAAATTATGGCCACTGCACCCGTGGGCGATCGCTACTGGGAACAGCTTCCCCCGTCGTTTAGTGTTCTCGAACACAATTGGCCGGCCCTCTCTCCTGGAGAGGGCAAACCCGGTGAAATTGTCAGTATTGCCAAACATATCGGGCCGATTGTTCAAACCGGCGACGGTTTTTTACTTTTACAACAAGTCCAGGTTTCGGGTAAACGCGCTCAATCAGGTTGGGATTTTGCCAATGGGATGCATCTACTCACGGGGGAAATGTTGGGTAACGGGAATGCCTGAGTGCCGATAGAAACGCGATCGAGACCTAGTTAGGCAGCGATCGCGTCTCATCAGCTTCGGACTCGGTTAAAGGTTCAAAAAAACGACATCCTGCACAGGGTCCTTCTGGATTGACGGCACAGCGAATCAGTTCAGATTTAGCATTGAAGCGGCAACTGGCCTCTCCAATCACCCAGCGACCCTCTACAAGGCTTTTTTCAATCGGTCGCTGCGCTGACTGAACATATAGAGCAATATTGTGCAAGCGATAACGACCCGATTTCAGTTGATATCGATGGCGGCGTTCGAGCACGGCGTAAGTTTTTCCTTCCAGATCCAGATAGTGACCCGGTTGCGGATTCCAATCTAAATGCACTTTCCCCAAGGATTGCGAGGGTTTGGTTAATATCACCTCGGTGGGTAAAGAATCTGGTTCCATGATTCCTCTGTGATGTTCTTTACATTTTTACGTTACCTTACACCACCCCTAGATGCCGAGACTCCTCCAGATCCCTTTAGCTTTAAATCTCCTGAGACTCCACTGGGCGATCGTCCACTCCACAATCCCACCCTTTTGATTTTCGGAAGTCTGCCAAACTCTACACCCCATCCAGTCTGGCCATCTAGCGCTAGTCGCTTGGATCCTGCGGTTGAGGAGAACTCTACGGCATAAAAGCAAAAAATCTATGATTAAAATAGAATTCTGGAAGAACTCTTATTAGAAATTAACGCTTTTGAGGGGTTCATCGGGTTCCTATTCTGGCTTTTGAAAGTAGAGACCGTTCATGTCTAGTCCTATCATTAACACAAACATCCGTCTTCCTGCACATTTGCTAGAAGCAATGGATCAAGCCGTGCAACAAGGAAAAGCCAAAAGCCGCGATGAATTTATTATGCAGGCGATTCGTCGGGAATTAGAGGCACTGAAACGAGCAGAAATTGATGCAGAACTTGCAGAAATGGTACAGGATCCTGACTATCAATTAAAGAGAGATTCAATCTTGTTTCCCAATCCTTCACCCAACCTATCTCCAGCAGAAACTCACCGAGAAGATTAAGATTTTTATCGGAATTGACCCCCCCGGCCACTGCATTCGCCTATAATTATAAAACCCCCTGCGATTCGTCCCCGCCACCACTCCTTCTACCCCAAAGCGCGAGTATGCACTGCTGCCTAAATCCCAGTTGCCCGAATCCCCATAACCCTGACGGCATCAAATTCTGCCAAAGTTGCGGCAATCCTTTGGTGGTGTTGCGAAATCATTACCACCCCCGCCAACTCCTCTCCAACGAAGGCGGTTTTGGGAGAACTTATCTCGCGGAAGATATTGACAAATTGCATGAAAAGTGCGTTATTAAACAACTCGCCCCCCAAGTCCAAGGAACTAGCGCACTCCAGAAGGCAAAAGAATTATTTGAACAAGAAGCAAGGCAATTGCAACAACTGGGAGAACATCCGCAAATTCCCACCCTTTATGCCTATTTTGAGCAAGATGGATATTTGTATTTAGTCCAGCAATATATCGAAGGGCAACCCTTGCATAAATGCCAGCCGGGAACCTGGAAAGAAACTCAGGTCAGAGAATTATTAGAGCAATTATTGCCGGTTCTGGAATTCATTCACCAACGGGGTGTAATTCATCGGGATATCAAACCTCCGAATATCATGCGGCGCAAATCTGATGGCAAATATGTGTTAATTGATTTTGGGGCTTCTAAACAATTAAAATCCACCGTAGTGGCAGGGCAAGGAACGCAAATCGGCACGAATGGGTATTCACCTTTTGAGCAAATGAAACGGGGGGAAGCGTATCCGGCCAGTGATTTATATAGTTTGGGCGTGACTTGTTTTTATTTACTAACGGGCAAAGACCCTTTTGCGTTATTTTTGGATGAGGGGTATGGTTGGGTTGATTCTTGGCGAAAACATTTACTGCAACCGATGAGTGAGCAATTGCAGCAGGTGTTTGACCAGTTACTGCAAAAAGAAAGTCAGAACCGCTATCAACAGGCAGGGGATCTGCTGAGGGATTTACAGAAAAAACTTAAACCAATACAACAGACGATATCGCAACCAAAACCACAAGTTCAACCACAATTCCAACCACAACAGCACCAATCAAAACCACAACCGCGCCCCGTTTTACCAATTTTAGCGGCAATTCTCCTGCTGGGGGGTGTAGGGGTAGTTGTCGGTTTGGTGCTAACCCTGAAGACATTGGAGAATCTGGAATCCTCGAACCAGGAATACCCGAACCCCACGGAAACTGAGACCGACCTCCTCACGATTCCGGACATCACAGAACGGGCCACGATAGAAGCGGGCCAGTACCTGCAACTGAGGCGTTCTATCACCGCTCAAGCTCCAGAGGAGGGGGAGTTAATCTTGTTGAGGCAGCAAGGGGCGGCCATCCCTGGAAATAAACTGGGGTTTATCCCTAGTGGCAGTGTTCTGTTGGTGATGGGCAAACAACCCGCAGTGAGCGACTCCGATGCCTGGGTCCAGATCCAAGTTTGCTCGACCCCAGAACCCGTGGAATCGGAGGAGGCTACACCGACTCCAGTTGTTGGGGCTGAAGGGGTCTCGGAACCCGTTAGTGAGGACACCCCCGCACCAGCAGCGCCACCCCTTGTCCGGGTCCGACCCAGCAATATGGGGTGGATTTCAGAGCAGATTTTACTTCCGCAAGTCCTGCCGAATGTCGTCCCCTCGGCTACAGAACAAGGGGGCTGTATCGATGAACCCAACCCTCAGCCCTTTTCGGTACCATAACTGGGTTGTTGGGTCTGCAAAGAGGCGATCGCTTCTTTTATATTTTTGGCACCTTCTGGGATGTGTCCCCCTCGTTACAAAATTTGGAATCTGACAACTGGGGAACTGCTGGATACACTGACTGGGCATACTGACTCGGTGGAATCTCTCGCCTTTACTCCCGATGGACGAACCCTGGTCAGTGGCAGTGGAGGGGTTTGGACTGCGAATGGTGACAACAGCATCAAGATTTGGCGGTTACAATAACCGTAAGGCTATATTTGTTTAGAGTCTACATGAATTTACTCAGGGAAAGGATTAATCATGTTCACTGAAACGGATAAAAAATATTA includes:
- a CDS encoding ArsR/SmtB family transcription factor — its product is MIAKPQVTKTEATDLKVKLFRGFSDSSRLSILNALREGPKKVNEIVKATGLTQSNVSNHLSCLRCCDLVVRQQQGRFVYYQLSDVRITKLLDLADELIADVALGVDSCPRYDVPREGTL
- a CDS encoding heavy metal translocating P-type ATPase yields the protein MKSTTPSKRTLQAIVNGMDCPSCAKTIQANLEHLPGVENAAVNFASGKLSVSYDPSQVEERVIGDRITALGYTFDIAPTHPVQTLQTQVTGMDCGGCAKTIEANLQQLAGVAEVSVSFASERLTVSYHPEQVREADIIKGVTDLGYSVKQVQEKTVAKKLIAKVGGMDCGSCAKTIEASLQKAAGIHQVSVSFATERLEVSYDPMQVSEKAIADRVTALGYTVEDVTTTNVGDTGTGSDAVTQRQATPSQRSPKSDLTGWQFWLLTRRGQTVLFSGIGLVLGLIAEQLLSLGWIAQGFYVMSLLVAFLPIARAAWIALKLRRADMNLLMALAAIGAAILNLWFQGALVMFLFALGTTLQTFTLGRTRNAIRGLMDLTPPTATVKRNGQEVFVPVEEIQVSEILTIRPGQRIALDGLVVSGMSAVDQSPITGEAIPEDKEKGDRVFAGTLNQTGFLEVQVTHTAQDTTVSRIIHLVEEAQESRAPIQQWVDRFSAIYTPIVLTLAVGIAFIPPLFLAQPFNVWVYKALVLLVISCPCALVIATPVSLVSAIGAATRNGVLFKGGNALETAGKLTTLAFDKTGTITQGMPIVQQVYDLGEMEASTVLRIAACLEQQSEHPLAKAIVTAAKTKGMELETPEAFTAIPGKGVWANFGPSIYFVGNRRLFAELEIPLSAAAESLLAEIESRRHTPVLVGNREGLIGAIALADGLRLESIEAVRLLKRIGLKRLVMLTGDRASVASQIAQQVGIDDYQAELLPEDKLQAIYNLRHQGKVGMVGDGINDTPALAAADVSFAVGNIDIALETADVVLVGNDLRRLAYAIQLSRRTMSVIQQSIVIALVLNGTFILLGTLGVIGLPMAVLEDMGSSLLVTFNAMRLFNTKADED
- a CDS encoding ABC transporter permease; its protein translation is MATTKTPSSRQRLDSAKDSLTNAFTSETFLYVVKRLLQALLTLLLASALSFSIIQLAPGDYLDTWRQNPQIAPETLDALTARFGLDRPPVEQYFRWLTQIITRGDFGYSFKYLRPVTELLWERIPNTLLLSFSSLILTWAVAIPLGIISAVRQNTTLDKFLRTLSYMGQGFPSFITALLFLFLAQRLSPLFPVGGMTSIYHNELTPFGKVVDIAWHMILPTLALSITSFAGLQRITRGELLDVLRQDYIQTARAKGLPENRVIYVHALRNAINPLITILGFEFAGLLSGAFIAEFFFNWPGLGRLILDAVRSQDIYLVMVSLMMGAVMLIIGNLLADLLLKSIDPRIKLANLK
- a CDS encoding adenine phosphoribosyltransferase, with protein sequence MDIKSLVRDISDFPKPGILFRDITTLLRDPQGLRYVVDTMTEKCAPLQPDCIVGMESRGFLFGVPLAYQLGIGFIPVRKPGKLPAPCHEIEYELEYGSDRLSMHQDAIQPGARVLIVDDLIATGGTAVATVQLLQLAQAELVGFCFLIELQNLNGRQRLPNLPILTLIEY
- a CDS encoding DUF3038 domain-containing protein, producing the protein MQTTHPPETTTPIILEHLPEPPGFSGRGCPRRARLQIDLLLLAIEALDLNASQSILAVAKEEQLQDIIKNRVFLWMLRSTNPLRRYSQRRPLSLEEAKALVAIACKLARRMTVTIRQLLTDYQQLQQKQIPLEHHLRLSHYLERFRAHFRSRMNPRRAGVAIYNTNDKLNDLAMELLGELLFCTGTAGMQRLWFSLFDGEVE
- a CDS encoding DUF4335 domain-containing protein; the protein is MSIQRQYSLPTCKLVLEGLTDENLSGDRQDGARPLMSILVSAECYLPPRKEPIAGGQEFFQSLVNVVSHYAQEFLSGIKRFSFHTIPVEPRDGGPTPVQLQKINPNLHRLIVQPQESYNSAPIEIELSSVQLFDLVEAVDQFCADSQTLPQIHGNLRSLSRQEAKVHEPVTKRALPATVGLSSLAVAALAFFLMPIPEYQRPLEPVPTESLEESRQGTGAIATGNGPDSSPAGSPPDPSAFGTIPVSNRQITDVSELQRLEREVYNQIDRAWRTTPTFSQPLVYQVTAGTDGAILGYKPENQAAQDYQDETPLLDLVYIPVDGGTATAEEVAVFRVVFDPPNTLQVSPSESDRPEESDRSEVPEVTPVADIQDLGVLESLQQQVYEEIDRAWTENPDFERDLIYRIWVNAQGAIVDYEATDSLAKTALNQTPLKELHQPSADYVRNTTGSDSSLAEFRVVFTAGGILQISPWKGFR
- the fmt gene encoding methionyl-tRNA formyltransferase, translated to MKVVFFGTPHFAVPTLQILLATPEVDVLAVVTQPDRRRSRGSQLDPSPVKSLALAHNLPVWQPPRVKKDPDTLAFLSQIQADLFVVVAYGQILSQEILDMPTLGCVNVHASLLPKYRGAAPIQWSLYNGDAETGVTTMQMEAGLDTGPILLKASVPIELLDNADRLAHTLSTVGAELLLKTVVKLGRQQIQPVPQNDADSTYAPLIQKEDYLVDWSRSAVALHNQIRGFFPNCTAQFRGQDLKIMATAPVGDRYWEQLPPSFSVLEHNWPALSPGEGKPGEIVSIAKHIGPIVQTGDGFLLLQQVQVSGKRAQSGWDFANGMHLLTGEMLGNGNA
- a CDS encoding DUF6464 family protein, with product MEPDSLPTEVILTKPSQSLGKVHLDWNPQPGHYLDLEGKTYAVLERRHRYQLKSGRYRLHNIALYVQSAQRPIEKSLVEGRWVIGEASCRFNAKSELIRCAVNPEGPCAGCRFFEPLTESEADETRSLPN
- a CDS encoding ribbon-helix-helix domain-containing protein: MSSPIINTNIRLPAHLLEAMDQAVQQGKAKSRDEFIMQAIRRELEALKRAEIDAELAEMVQDPDYQLKRDSILFPNPSPNLSPAETHRED